One region of Culex pipiens pallens isolate TS chromosome 2, TS_CPP_V2, whole genome shotgun sequence genomic DNA includes:
- the LOC120413880 gene encoding circadian clock-controlled protein daywake-like, whose product MSPVQSSVILASAIVLSALVSVANSALPSQFKLCSRNDPKVEQCIISAVDHIRKNLAEGDFGEGFDVPKLEPLYVEQMKMQRGQDFQAVFNKLNVYGASTFKIDRLQSKPSNLSFDLVTSIPKLNVTGKYSLKMKLLFLELQGKGDIKGMLTNTKLSIKIRGYTETNKTAANGTVTNGTASNGTDSKQYVRFNRLGIRLKIEGGRFQLDNLFNGDPVLGQVGNQVINDNSRLFLDELIPGLERNLSRLFTEIVNNLLRTATIDEMFPEKV is encoded by the exons ATGAGTCCAGTCCAGTCATCGGTGATACTAGCTAGTGCGATAGTTTTAAGTGCTTTGGTTAGCGTGGCGAATAGTGCTTTGC CCAGCCAGTTCAAATTGTGCTCCCGCAATGACCCCAAGGTGGAGCAGTGCATCATCAGCGCGGTGGACCACATCCGCAAGAACCTGGCCGAGGGCGATTTCGGCGAGGGCTTCGACGTGCCCAAGCTGGAACCGCTGTACGTGGAGCAGATGAAGATGCAGCGGGGTCAGGACTTTCAGGCGGTTTTCAACAAGCTGAACGTTTACGGCGCCAGCACGTTCAAAATCGATCGGTTGCA gTCTAAACCATCGAATTTGTCCTTTGACTTGGTCACGAGTATACCGAAGCTTAACGTTACGGGAAAATATTCGCTGAAAATGAAACTGCTGTTCCTGGAATTGCAAGGAAAGGGAGACATCAAGGGGATGTTGA CCAATACAAAGCTGTCTATTAAAATCCGTGGCTATACGGAGACCAACAAAACCGCCGCTAACGGAACCGTCACCAACGGAACCGCCTCCAACGGAACGGACAGCAAGCAGTACGTGCGGTTTAACCGGCTCGGCATTCGGCTGAAGATCGAGGGCGGTCGGTTCCAGCTGGACAATCTGTTCAACGGCGATCCGGTGCTGGGCCAGGTCGGCAATCAGGTCATCAACGATAATTCGCGGCTGTTTTTGGACGAGCTGATCCCGGGGCTGGAGCGGAACCTGAGTCGGTTGTTCACGGAGATTGTTAATAACTTGCTCAGGACGGCCACGATTGACGAGATGTTTCCCGAGAAGGTCTGA